A stretch of Bradyrhizobium sp. AZCC 2262 DNA encodes these proteins:
- a CDS encoding substrate-binding domain-containing protein, which produces MHHIEIETVWRFHKEGSPQTAVVMLGVLNEIRKTGKLTSAAKHAQLSYRHVWNLVEQWSEFFGVPLVETHRGKGTVLTAFGEKLVWAGERMQARLGPQLENLAQELATEIKPFLHQRPSVIRVHASHGFAVSKLRELLDREPGIGVDLRYVSNQNSLVSLAQGACDLSGVHLPRGELRAQGVKACKEWLDPREDRVISFVTREMGLMVKRGNPLEISSLKDVVDRKARFVNRDHDSGTRLLFDQLLALHRIDEARINGAQQMEFTHAAVAAYVASGMADVSFGVEAAARQFGLDFIRLLTEDYFFVCKRAFLETEPMRRVLDIMKGREFQEGVASLPGYVATSTGTVNTVKAFLESVGSNAT; this is translated from the coding sequence ATGCACCACATTGAGATCGAAACCGTATGGCGCTTTCACAAGGAAGGCAGTCCGCAGACCGCGGTGGTGATGCTCGGCGTTCTCAACGAGATCCGGAAGACCGGAAAACTCACCAGTGCGGCGAAGCACGCCCAGCTCTCCTATCGGCACGTCTGGAATCTGGTCGAGCAGTGGTCCGAATTCTTCGGCGTGCCGCTGGTCGAGACCCATCGCGGCAAGGGCACGGTGTTGACCGCCTTCGGCGAAAAACTGGTCTGGGCCGGCGAGCGCATGCAGGCCCGTCTCGGTCCGCAGCTTGAAAATCTCGCGCAGGAACTCGCCACCGAGATCAAGCCCTTCCTGCATCAGCGTCCGTCGGTCATCCGGGTCCACGCCAGCCACGGTTTCGCGGTTTCCAAGCTGCGCGAGTTGCTCGACCGCGAGCCCGGCATCGGCGTCGATCTGCGCTATGTCAGCAATCAGAATTCGCTGGTGTCGCTGGCGCAGGGTGCCTGCGATCTCTCTGGCGTGCATCTGCCGCGCGGCGAATTACGCGCGCAGGGCGTCAAGGCTTGCAAGGAATGGCTCGATCCGCGCGAGGACCGCGTGATCAGTTTCGTGACGCGTGAGATGGGGCTGATGGTCAAGCGCGGCAACCCGCTGGAGATCAGCTCTCTCAAGGATGTCGTCGATCGCAAGGCGCGCTTCGTCAACCGCGACCATGATTCCGGCACCCGCCTGCTGTTCGACCAACTGCTGGCGCTGCACCGGATCGACGAGGCCAGGATCAACGGCGCGCAGCAGATGGAATTCACCCACGCTGCGGTCGCCGCTTACGTCGCCAGCGGCATGGCGGATGTCAGCTTCGGCGTCGAGGCCGCTGCCCGGCAGTTCGGGCTCGATTTCATCCGGTTGCTGACGGAAGACTATTTCTTCGTCTGCAAGCGTGCGTTTCTGGAGACCGAGCCGATGCGGCGCGTTCTCGACATCATGAAGGGCCGCGAGTTCCAGGAGGGGGTGGCAAGCCTGCCCGGTTACGTCGCAACCAGCACCGGAACGGTCAATACCGTAAAGGCGTTTCTGGAGAGTGTGGGGTCGAACGCCACCTGA
- a CDS encoding SDR family NAD(P)-dependent oxidoreductase: MTNGQDLSAHVALVTGASRGIGAAIAWVLAEAGAAVAVNFRERAGDAEAVVAKIKANGGHAIAVAADVSQAAAVAKMVEQISAALGPVDILVNNAGMAIVRGVDDLTEDDFDRTIAVNLKSAFLCTQAVLPGMRARKWGRIVNISSGAARGAGAIGVHYNASKAGMEGLTRGYAARLVKEGITVNAVAPSLIATDMMGGRTDLARNIPLGRMGQAEEVAQAVAMVLGNSYMTGQTIVLNGGMAFI; this comes from the coding sequence ATGACAAACGGACAGGATCTGAGCGCGCATGTCGCGCTGGTGACGGGCGCATCTCGCGGCATTGGTGCTGCGATCGCATGGGTGCTGGCCGAGGCCGGCGCCGCGGTCGCGGTCAATTTTCGCGAACGGGCAGGGGATGCGGAGGCTGTCGTTGCAAAAATCAAGGCCAACGGCGGTCACGCCATCGCGGTGGCGGCGGATGTCTCGCAGGCCGCGGCCGTTGCCAAAATGGTCGAGCAGATCAGCGCCGCGCTCGGCCCGGTCGATATCCTCGTCAACAATGCCGGCATGGCGATCGTGCGCGGCGTCGACGATCTCACCGAGGATGATTTCGACCGCACCATCGCGGTGAACCTGAAATCGGCGTTCCTGTGCACGCAGGCCGTTCTGCCTGGCATGCGGGCGCGCAAATGGGGCCGGATCGTCAATATCTCGTCGGGCGCGGCGCGCGGCGCCGGCGCCATCGGCGTGCACTACAATGCGTCCAAGGCCGGCATGGAGGGGCTCACGCGGGGCTATGCGGCGCGGCTGGTCAAGGAAGGCATCACCGTCAACGCGGTGGCGCCGTCACTGATCGCAACTGACATGATGGGCGGCCGGACCGATCTCGCGCGCAACATCCCGCTCGGCCGCATGGGACAGGCCGAGGAAGTGGCGCAAGCCGTCGCCATGGTGCTCGGCAACAGCTACATGACCGGACAGACCATCGTCCTCAACGGCGGCATGGCGTTCATCTGA
- a CDS encoding peroxiredoxin family protein, with translation MGLAPEIAVSRWFNTSEPLSLSGLRGRPVLLHAFQMLCPGCVAHGTPQTQRAFDLFKNSDLEVIGLHTVFEHHAAMTPVSLQAFIHEYRLTFPIGVDEAADGTPIPVTMGRYGMQGTPTSILIGRAGNIVHHGFGQQSDMTLGAIIAAELAATNG, from the coding sequence GTGGGTCTCGCTCCCGAAATCGCGGTGTCGCGATGGTTCAACACCAGCGAGCCGCTGAGTTTGTCCGGACTGCGGGGCCGGCCGGTACTTCTGCATGCGTTTCAAATGCTGTGTCCCGGATGCGTCGCGCACGGAACGCCGCAAACGCAGCGCGCCTTCGACCTGTTCAAAAATTCGGACCTTGAGGTCATCGGGCTGCACACGGTGTTTGAACATCACGCCGCCATGACGCCGGTGTCGCTGCAGGCGTTCATTCATGAGTATCGGCTGACCTTTCCGATTGGCGTCGATGAAGCTGCGGACGGCACGCCGATACCGGTCACCATGGGGCGATATGGAATGCAGGGAACGCCGACCAGCATTCTGATCGGACGCGCCGGCAACATCGTGCATCATGGTTTCGGGCAGCAAAGCGACATGACGCTTGGCGCAATCATAGCGGCGGAGCTTGCCGCTACGAACGGCTGA
- a CDS encoding thioesterase family protein, giving the protein MDAIFRVDGKHVVTSPFAAGPWDPSMQHGSPPAALAVWAAERIPVPVAMRVARVTVDLMRPVPVAPLTIESEVLREGRKIQLCAVRLLAGGIVVVGATVLKIKVQDHELPPEAAILPVELPGPDQSRVEPADFSSSPFVTGMSLRAARGRFGSPGPGAIWYRVDRPIVDGSPVSQAMRAMAAADFCNGTSAVLDFREWTFLNADLTVNFSREPVGDWILLDAESWIGPDGAGLAMARLGDERGYFGRAIQSLVIEKR; this is encoded by the coding sequence ATGGATGCCATCTTTCGTGTTGACGGCAAGCATGTCGTCACCAGCCCCTTTGCCGCGGGACCGTGGGACCCGAGCATGCAGCATGGCTCGCCGCCGGCGGCGCTGGCGGTGTGGGCGGCGGAGCGGATTCCTGTGCCGGTCGCGATGCGGGTCGCGCGGGTGACGGTCGATCTGATGCGTCCCGTGCCGGTGGCGCCGCTGACGATCGAGAGCGAAGTCTTGCGCGAGGGGCGCAAGATCCAGCTTTGCGCTGTCAGGCTACTGGCCGGCGGCATTGTCGTGGTCGGCGCGACCGTGCTGAAGATCAAGGTGCAGGACCACGAATTGCCGCCGGAGGCCGCCATCCTGCCGGTCGAACTCCCGGGCCCCGATCAATCGCGGGTCGAGCCTGCGGATTTTTCCTCAAGTCCCTTCGTCACCGGCATGTCGCTGCGCGCCGCCCGCGGCCGGTTCGGCTCGCCCGGGCCCGGCGCGATCTGGTATCGCGTCGATAGGCCGATCGTCGATGGCTCGCCGGTTTCACAAGCGATGCGGGCGATGGCGGCGGCGGATTTCTGCAACGGCACCTCGGCGGTGCTGGATTTTCGCGAATGGACCTTTCTCAACGCTGATCTCACCGTGAATTTTTCGCGCGAGCCGGTCGGCGACTGGATATTGCTCGATGCCGAGTCCTGGATCGGCCCCGATGGCGCGGGCCTCGCAATGGCGCGGCTTGGCGATGAGCGCGGCTATTTCGGCCGCGCCATCCAGAGTCTCGTCATCGAGAAGCGCTGA
- a CDS encoding ABC transporter substrate-binding protein gives MDLRWTSFLLSAFFITAAEAAPGDRIELVRDLAGRVGPVIGSGLACPDIARPRIQSVIEKFAAVIRDAASNEAQRSDLAQLFDRSVADGRGMVMSGRMDCGQADRRLADLEQSLAPSAPGPAAAAVPAAPAFAAAPAPAVSFGNPVSAVRGISDNEIRFGITAAFTGPVRERGRQMKLGIETAFNQANDAGGVAGRKLRIIAADDGNEPARTLQAVRQLYEKDQIFGLVGSIGTATAAVAVAYALERRMLFFGAYTGGNVVRRDPPDRYVFNYRPSYAEEADAAVRYLVKIRRIPVRQIAVFAQQDDLGDAGFAGVAKVYRALGISDSALLRLNYPRNTIEVDEAINLLRLQKVPVRAIIMSASHRAAAKFIEKTRNLYPEMIFTSISGVGGSSLAEELKLLGPRYTTGILVTQVVPAVSGHSSAVLEYRNALARYFPGEAPDYASLEGFVAANILIDALKRTGAQLDTEKLVDALESTRNLDLGLGVSLSFARSDHQASHKIWGTALDEAGRFQPVDLE, from the coding sequence GTGGATCTGCGTTGGACTTCGTTTTTACTTAGTGCCTTTTTCATAACAGCCGCGGAGGCGGCCCCCGGCGACAGGATCGAGCTCGTACGCGACCTTGCAGGCCGCGTCGGGCCGGTGATCGGTTCGGGATTGGCTTGCCCCGATATTGCACGGCCTCGCATCCAATCGGTGATCGAGAAGTTTGCCGCGGTGATCCGGGATGCCGCGTCCAACGAAGCCCAGCGCTCCGATCTCGCGCAGCTGTTCGATCGCAGCGTTGCGGATGGCCGCGGCATGGTGATGTCGGGCAGGATGGATTGCGGGCAGGCCGATCGCCGGCTCGCCGACCTCGAACAGTCGCTCGCCCCATCCGCGCCGGGTCCGGCCGCCGCCGCAGTCCCCGCCGCACCGGCTTTTGCCGCGGCGCCGGCGCCTGCGGTCAGCTTCGGAAATCCGGTCAGTGCGGTCCGCGGCATATCCGACAACGAAATCCGGTTCGGCATCACGGCGGCCTTCACCGGCCCGGTGAGAGAGCGTGGCCGCCAGATGAAGCTCGGCATCGAAACCGCCTTCAACCAGGCCAACGACGCCGGAGGCGTCGCGGGACGGAAGCTGCGGATCATCGCCGCCGATGACGGCAACGAGCCGGCGCGCACGCTCCAGGCCGTGAGACAGCTCTACGAGAAGGACCAGATCTTCGGCCTCGTCGGCAGCATCGGCACCGCGACCGCGGCGGTCGCGGTGGCTTACGCGCTCGAGCGGCGGATGCTGTTCTTCGGGGCTTACACCGGCGGCAACGTCGTGCGCCGCGATCCTCCGGATCGCTATGTCTTCAACTACCGTCCGAGCTATGCCGAGGAAGCCGACGCCGCGGTGCGCTATCTGGTGAAGATACGCCGCATCCCGGTCCGGCAGATCGCCGTGTTCGCCCAGCAGGACGATCTCGGCGATGCAGGCTTTGCCGGCGTCGCCAAGGTGTATCGCGCGCTCGGTATCAGCGACAGCGCCCTCCTGCGGCTCAACTATCCGCGCAACACCATCGAGGTCGACGAGGCCATCAACCTGTTGCGACTGCAAAAGGTGCCGGTCAGGGCGATCATCATGTCCGCCTCCCACCGGGCCGCCGCCAAATTCATCGAGAAGACGCGCAACCTGTATCCCGAGATGATCTTCACCAGCATTTCGGGCGTCGGCGGCTCGTCGCTCGCCGAAGAGCTGAAGCTGCTGGGGCCACGCTACACGACGGGTATCCTCGTGACGCAGGTCGTGCCGGCGGTCTCCGGCCATTCGAGTGCGGTGCTCGAATACAGGAACGCGCTCGCCAGGTATTTCCCCGGCGAGGCGCCGGACTACGCGTCGCTGGAAGGTTTTGTCGCGGCGAACATCTTGATCGACGCGCTCAAGCGCACCGGGGCGCAGCTCGACACTGAAAAGCTCGTCGATGCGCTGGAGAGCACGCGCAACCTCGACCTCGGTCTCGGGGTGTCGCTGTCCTTTGCCCGCTCCGACCATCAGGCATCGCACAAGATCTGGGGCACGGCGCTCGATGAAGCCGGGCGCTTCCAGCCGGTCGATCTCGAATGA
- a CDS encoding ABC transporter substrate-binding protein codes for MTSHRITLLVGALLLGLAGSAQAAGDITIVRDLASRVGPVIGSAQACRDIPRPRIQSIVDKFSQVIREASSNEAERSDLAQTFDRSVTEGRTAVTSGRVDCIRADRQLADLERSISGPSLSSVIGPSSAAAATAANAATAPTANVPAGPLPRGIGEKEIRFGIAAPFSGSARELGRQMKLGIETAFNRINDAGGVDGRMLKLFAADDGYEPSRTGEAMKQLYEKDQVFGIVGNVGTPTAAVAIPYALERRMLFFGAFTGSNILRNDPPDRYVFNYRASYVQETDAVVRYLVKIRRLQPRQIAVFAQQDSYGDSGFAGVAKAFRSMGVNDGSILRLNYARNTVDVDDAINQLKLAKPPVKAVVMVATYRAAARFIEKTRDLYPGMIYSNVSFVGSTALAEELKLLGPRYTNGIIVTQVVPAVSGYSSAVLEYKNALAKYFPGEAADYVSFEGYVAANVLIAGIKRAGPQVDTERLIDTLENLRNLDLGLGTQLSFGRSEHQASNKVWGTALDESGRYQPLELE; via the coding sequence ATGACCTCGCACCGGATCACCTTGCTGGTCGGAGCCCTGCTCCTCGGCCTCGCAGGCAGCGCGCAAGCCGCCGGCGACATTACGATCGTGCGCGACCTTGCCAGCCGTGTCGGCCCCGTGATCGGCTCGGCACAGGCTTGCCGCGACATCCCGCGTCCCCGCATCCAGTCCATTGTCGACAAATTTTCACAGGTGATCCGGGAGGCTTCGTCGAACGAGGCGGAGCGTTCCGATCTCGCCCAGACGTTCGATCGCAGCGTGACCGAAGGGCGCACCGCCGTGACCTCGGGCCGGGTCGATTGCATCCGGGCCGACCGTCAGCTTGCCGATCTCGAACGGTCGATTTCCGGACCGAGCCTGTCCAGCGTCATCGGCCCGTCGTCTGCCGCCGCGGCGACCGCCGCGAATGCCGCGACCGCGCCGACGGCCAACGTTCCGGCCGGACCGCTGCCGCGCGGCATCGGCGAAAAGGAAATCCGCTTCGGCATCGCAGCCCCCTTCTCCGGTTCGGCCCGCGAGCTGGGACGCCAGATGAAACTGGGAATCGAAACCGCCTTCAACCGGATCAACGATGCCGGCGGCGTCGACGGCCGGATGCTGAAACTGTTCGCCGCCGATGACGGTTACGAACCCTCGCGCACCGGCGAGGCGATGAAGCAGCTGTATGAAAAGGACCAGGTGTTCGGCATCGTCGGCAATGTCGGCACGCCGACCGCGGCGGTGGCGATCCCTTATGCACTCGAACGCCGGATGCTGTTCTTCGGGGCCTTCACCGGCTCCAACATCCTGCGCAACGATCCGCCGGACCGCTACGTCTTCAACTATCGCGCCAGCTATGTTCAGGAAACCGACGCGGTCGTTCGTTACCTCGTCAAGATACGCCGGCTGCAGCCCCGGCAGATCGCGGTCTTTGCGCAGCAGGACTCCTACGGCGATTCCGGATTTGCGGGCGTCGCAAAAGCGTTCCGCTCGATGGGCGTGAACGATGGCTCCATTCTTCGCCTCAACTATGCGCGAAACACCGTCGACGTGGACGATGCCATCAACCAGTTGAAGCTTGCGAAGCCGCCGGTCAAGGCCGTCGTCATGGTTGCGACCTACCGGGCCGCGGCGCGGTTCATCGAGAAGACCCGCGATCTTTATCCCGGCATGATCTATTCCAACGTCTCGTTCGTCGGCTCTACCGCGCTGGCCGAAGAACTGAAGCTGTTGGGACCGCGTTACACCAATGGCATCATCGTGACACAGGTGGTGCCGGCGGTGTCGGGCTATTCATCCGCCGTGCTCGAATACAAGAACGCGCTCGCCAAATATTTCCCGGGCGAAGCGGCCGACTACGTGTCGTTTGAGGGCTATGTCGCCGCCAACGTCCTGATCGCGGGCATCAAGCGGGCCGGACCGCAGGTCGACACCGAGCGGCTGATCGACACGCTGGAAAACTTGCGTAATCTCGACCTCGGCCTCGGGACCCAGCTGAGCTTCGGCCGCTCCGAGCACCAGGCCTCGAACAAGGTGTGGGGCACGGCGCTCGATGAGAGCGGACGCTATCAGCCGCTCGAGCTCGAATGA
- the minC gene encoding septum site-determining protein MinC: MDVRADPTRQLVRLRGRSYVAFVFSPVVPIVEWLAEIDATLARSPGYFVGKPIVLDLASVDLSSSAIAHLLGSLTERSIRVLGIEGVDEERLGANMPPLLTGGRACVITRNEPVQKPEPEAKPKPTSLLLECPVRSGQSIVFMEGDVTVLGSVGSGAEIVAGGSIHIYGTLRGRAMAGVNGNSNARIYCQRIEAELLAIDGYYQTAEEIDIALRNRPAQAWLEGDTMKITPLN, from the coding sequence ATGGACGTCCGAGCTGATCCCACGCGTCAATTGGTCCGGCTGCGCGGCCGTTCCTATGTCGCGTTCGTATTCAGCCCCGTCGTGCCGATCGTGGAATGGCTCGCCGAGATCGACGCCACGCTGGCGCGCTCGCCCGGCTATTTCGTCGGCAAGCCGATCGTGCTCGATCTCGCATCCGTCGATCTCTCGAGCTCCGCCATCGCTCATCTCCTCGGCAGCCTCACCGAGCGCAGCATTCGCGTCCTCGGCATCGAGGGTGTGGACGAAGAGCGCCTTGGAGCGAACATGCCGCCGCTGCTGACCGGCGGCCGCGCCTGCGTGATCACGCGAAACGAGCCGGTGCAAAAGCCCGAGCCCGAAGCCAAGCCGAAGCCGACCTCGCTGTTGCTCGAATGCCCGGTGCGTTCGGGGCAGTCGATCGTCTTCATGGAGGGCGATGTCACGGTGCTGGGTTCTGTCGGGTCGGGTGCGGAGATCGTCGCCGGCGGATCGATCCATATCTACGGGACGCTGCGCGGCCGCGCGATGGCGGGCGTCAACGGCAACTCCAACGCGCGTATCTACTGCCAGAGGATCGAGGCGGAGCTGCTCGCCATCGACGGCTACTACCAGACGGCAGAAGAAATCGACATCGCGCTCCGCAACCGTCCGGCACAAGCCTGGCTGGAGGGCGACACAATGAAAATTACCCCGCTGAATTAA
- the minD gene encoding septum site-determining protein MinD — protein sequence MAKVLVVTSGKGGVGKTTTTAALGAALAQSGQSVVVVDFDVGLRNLDLVMGAERRVVFDLINVVQGVAKLPQALIRDKRLESLWLLPASQTRDKDALTDEGVGRVIDELRSRFDWILCDSPAGIERGATLAMRYADEAIIVTNPEVSSVRDSDRIIGMLDSKTVRAERGERVEKHILITRYDPGRAARGEMLNIDDILEILATPLLGIIPESQDVLKASNVGTPVTLNNAESAPARAYVDASRRLMGEEVAMTVPAERKGFMNRLLGRRAA from the coding sequence ATGGCCAAGGTGCTGGTCGTTACCTCGGGCAAGGGAGGCGTTGGAAAGACCACCACGACGGCTGCGCTCGGCGCGGCGCTTGCGCAAAGCGGGCAAAGCGTCGTGGTGGTGGATTTCGACGTCGGCCTGCGCAACCTCGATCTGGTGATGGGTGCCGAACGCCGCGTGGTGTTCGACCTCATCAACGTGGTGCAGGGCGTAGCCAAGCTGCCGCAGGCCTTGATCCGCGACAAGCGGCTGGAAAGTCTCTGGCTGCTACCGGCCTCGCAAACGAGGGACAAGGACGCGCTCACCGACGAGGGCGTCGGCCGCGTCATCGACGAACTCAGGAGCCGGTTCGACTGGATCCTGTGCGACAGCCCGGCCGGCATCGAGCGCGGCGCGACGCTCGCCATGCGCTATGCCGACGAAGCCATCATCGTCACCAATCCCGAGGTCTCCTCGGTGCGCGATTCCGACCGCATTATCGGCATGCTCGATTCAAAGACCGTGAGGGCGGAGCGCGGCGAGCGGGTCGAGAAACACATTCTGATCACCCGCTACGATCCAGGGCGCGCGGCGCGCGGCGAGATGCTCAATATCGACGACATCCTGGAAATCCTGGCGACACCCTTGCTTGGCATCATCCCCGAGAGCCAGGATGTCCTGAAGGCGTCCAATGTCGGCACGCCGGTGACGCTCAACAATGCCGAGAGCGCGCCTGCCCGCGCCTATGTCGATGCCTCGCGCCGCCTGATGGGCGAGGAAGTCGCCATGACCGTCCCGGCCGAGCGCAAGGGCTTCATGAACCGGCTATTGGGACGGAGGGCTGCATGA
- the minE gene encoding cell division topological specificity factor MinE, translating to MSMRLLRLFGGRTATAPVARERLQILLSHERGLLGQSDLLVTLREEILAVVSKHIQLDPDKVMVKLERGKSVSTLEVDIEVPNNFDNKALGERRMAG from the coding sequence ATGAGCATGAGGCTGCTGCGGCTGTTCGGCGGCCGCACCGCGACCGCCCCCGTTGCGCGGGAGCGGCTGCAGATTCTGCTGTCGCATGAGCGCGGACTGCTCGGTCAGTCCGACCTGCTCGTCACGCTGCGGGAGGAAATCCTCGCGGTGGTGTCGAAACACATACAGCTCGATCCCGACAAGGTGATGGTCAAGCTGGAGCGCGGCAAGTCCGTGTCGACGCTCGAGGTCGACATCGAAGTACCCAATAATTTCGACAACAAGGCTCTCGGCGAGAGGCGCATGGCCGGCTGA
- a CDS encoding GFA family protein, with protein MTGGCQCGAIRHEITSFPLLLYTCNCTDCQRQTGSAFARAAVGTEGDGCAVFRGSAERLGKPAARMACPPDDPPD; from the coding sequence ATGACCGGCGGCTGCCAGTGCGGCGCGATCCGCCACGAGATCACGTCGTTTCCGCTGTTGCTCTACACCTGCAATTGCACGGATTGTCAGCGCCAGACCGGCAGCGCGTTCGCGCGCGCAGCCGTGGGTACAGAAGGCGACGGGTGCGCAGTGTTTCGAGGCTCAGCCGAACGGTTGGGGAAGCCTGCTGCCCGGATGGCGTGCCCGCCGGATGATCCGCCAGATTGA
- a CDS encoding ATPase domain-containing protein encodes MVELIAEKAKSGIWGLDDILAGGFTREHMFLIEGAPGTGKTTIALQFLMEGARAGEKCLYITLSETERELRHGAASHGWKLDERIEVFELLPPESLLDTEQQQSLLYSSDLELGETTKQIFAAVDRAQPSRVVLDSLSEIRLLAQSSLRYRRQILAIKHYFSNLGATVLLLDDMSSDLADKTIHSVAHGVLQLEELAPAYGAERRRVRVVKYRGIKFRGGYHDVTIATGGLNVFPRLVASEHRTSYARHTLSSGIAELDQLLGGGVETGSSTLILGPAGTGKSLLAIVFLVAAVARGEKAAFFVFDEELGLLYDRMKALGIDLEAMQRSGNLFIEQVDAAELSPGEFAHRVRKRVDENNVKTVLIDSLNGYQAAMPEENSLILHMHELLQYLNRQGAATFMTVAQHGLIGDMKAPVDVTYLADTVILLRYFEAIGSVHRAMSIIKKRTGPHEATIREYRIDNRGLTVGGPLVGFQGVLRGVPTYVGEGKPLLEDELP; translated from the coding sequence TTGGTCGAGTTGATTGCGGAAAAAGCGAAGAGCGGAATTTGGGGCCTGGACGACATCCTGGCTGGCGGATTCACCCGGGAGCACATGTTTCTGATCGAGGGGGCGCCGGGTACCGGGAAAACCACGATCGCGCTCCAGTTCCTGATGGAGGGAGCGCGGGCCGGCGAAAAATGCCTCTACATCACGCTGTCCGAAACCGAGCGCGAATTGCGGCATGGCGCCGCTTCTCACGGCTGGAAGCTCGACGAGCGGATCGAAGTGTTTGAGTTATTGCCGCCGGAGAGCCTGCTCGATACCGAGCAACAGCAGAGCCTGCTCTATTCCTCCGACCTCGAACTGGGCGAGACCACCAAGCAGATTTTCGCGGCCGTCGATCGCGCGCAGCCGAGCCGGGTAGTGCTGGACAGCCTTTCCGAGATCAGGCTGCTGGCGCAGAGCTCGTTGCGGTACCGGCGGCAGATTTTGGCGATCAAGCACTATTTCTCGAATCTCGGCGCCACGGTGCTGCTGCTCGACGACATGTCGTCTGACCTCGCCGACAAAACCATCCACAGCGTGGCGCACGGCGTGCTGCAGCTGGAGGAGCTTGCGCCGGCATATGGCGCAGAGCGGCGCCGTGTGCGTGTCGTCAAATATCGTGGCATAAAATTTCGCGGCGGTTACCATGACGTCACCATCGCCACCGGCGGGCTGAACGTGTTTCCGCGGCTGGTGGCCTCGGAGCACCGGACGAGTTACGCCAGACACACGCTCTCGAGCGGCATCGCCGAACTGGACCAGCTCCTTGGCGGTGGCGTCGAGACTGGATCGAGCACACTGATCCTGGGGCCGGCGGGTACCGGCAAATCTCTCCTCGCCATCGTTTTTCTCGTTGCCGCGGTCGCGCGGGGCGAGAAGGCGGCCTTCTTCGTTTTCGATGAAGAATTGGGCCTCCTGTATGACCGCATGAAAGCTCTTGGCATCGACCTCGAAGCCATGCAGCGCAGCGGCAATCTCTTTATCGAGCAGGTCGATGCCGCCGAGCTGTCGCCCGGCGAATTCGCCCACCGCGTCCGCAAGCGGGTTGACGAGAACAACGTCAAGACCGTGTTGATCGACAGCCTCAATGGCTATCAGGCCGCGATGCCTGAGGAGAATTCGTTGATTCTGCACATGCACGAATTGCTGCAGTATCTCAATCGTCAGGGAGCCGCGACTTTCATGACGGTCGCGCAGCACGGATTGATCGGCGACATGAAGGCGCCGGTCGACGTGACGTATCTTGCGGATACCGTGATCCTGCTGCGCTATTTCGAGGCGATCGGTAGCGTGCACCGCGCGATGTCGATCATCAAGAAACGTACAGGCCCGCACGAAGCAACGATCCGCGAATATCGCATCGACAACCGCGGCCTTACCGTGGGTGGGCCACTCGTTGGATTCCAGGGGGTGCTGCGAGGCGTTCCGACCTATGTCGGCGAGGGTAAGCCCCTGCTGGAGGACGAACTGCCGTGA